A single window of Syntrophales bacterium DNA harbors:
- a CDS encoding DNA internalization-related competence protein ComEC/Rec2 — protein MKIPLAALCVPFMAGIALGSRLPLPETLGLVQVLAACVAILAALRRGNHRIILVCLVFAWFFTGFLAGQGIRNPEEKPDTKTLLLLTEQGGNKKSTLEGYIAAPPHVMDGKTRVILSVTARVDEDGRHPQRGTVLLTVRNSPEDFAYGDYLRFTARLKKPENFRNPGGFDYQRYLSLRGMSIVASVSRATDIVLLRRGGGNPVKAAIEHIRGDVRTLIARATGPPARELLGALILGEKERIPPALREGFNRTGVAHILAISGLHIGMAAFFAFVLIRLIMTSWSPLLLKANLLKVCACGSLLFVLNYAFIAGFSISTVRATLMISLLAVSLLFSRTATPLNTLSLTALAVLTLSPAALFDVSFQLSFAAVAAILLVMPRALPAFRRLDNRRFLKAVVVSLVVTTTSTIGTAPLIVLYFNRLSLVTLLSNALVVPLVGFAVLPPGIAAAFLAPFLPWLSVALFKAASLFLTPLLWIIRFLEGLPWSSMDLPSPGIPAVVCFYAVLLLVLKLFDAVRAGPSWRSAGRQSLPTMAAMITIAAIGLGHELHLVRTGIPSNRLEMTCLDVGQGDSALVTFPDKTVMLVDGGGFFDSTFDVGKNVVAPYLHHRRIRTIDVVVLTHPDHDHIGGLPYILEAFRVREVWSNGDEADSESYRRFSRAIEKKGIQHRVLWSGSPDRLMGGALISVINPREKSRKRIDFPAGYDYNRYSLVLKITWGAVSFLLTGDITGEQEIFLIKDGAGLKSTVMQVPHHGSALSSRADFLETLGADIAVVSAGRDNIFGFPRPEVIERYREAGTTLYRTDLNGAVTVGTDGDVVDVSCFIPCAPAADLD, from the coding sequence CATTCTGGTTTGCCTCGTCTTCGCCTGGTTTTTCACGGGGTTTCTGGCCGGCCAGGGCATAAGGAATCCCGAGGAAAAACCGGACACGAAGACCCTGCTCCTCCTGACGGAACAAGGGGGGAACAAGAAAAGCACGCTGGAGGGGTACATCGCCGCCCCCCCGCACGTCATGGACGGAAAGACGAGGGTCATCCTTTCGGTGACGGCCCGCGTCGATGAAGACGGCAGGCATCCCCAGCGGGGAACCGTCCTCTTGACAGTTCGAAACAGTCCGGAGGATTTTGCCTACGGTGACTACCTGCGGTTTACGGCTCGTCTGAAAAAACCGGAAAATTTCAGAAATCCCGGAGGATTCGATTACCAGCGGTATCTCAGCCTGAGAGGGATGTCCATCGTCGCCTCGGTAAGCCGGGCCACCGATATCGTCCTTTTGAGACGCGGCGGCGGAAACCCGGTGAAAGCGGCTATCGAACACATCAGGGGGGACGTGAGAACCCTCATTGCCCGGGCGACCGGTCCCCCGGCAAGGGAACTTCTGGGAGCGCTCATCCTGGGTGAAAAGGAACGAATACCCCCGGCCCTGCGGGAGGGGTTCAACAGGACCGGGGTGGCCCATATCCTCGCCATTTCAGGACTCCATATAGGTATGGCGGCCTTCTTCGCCTTTGTTCTCATCAGGCTCATCATGACCTCCTGGAGCCCGCTCCTGCTGAAAGCCAACCTTCTGAAAGTCTGCGCCTGCGGTTCTCTCCTCTTCGTCCTAAACTACGCCTTCATAGCGGGCTTCAGCATCTCCACCGTCCGGGCAACGCTCATGATAAGTCTTCTCGCCGTTTCACTCCTGTTCTCCCGAACGGCGACACCCCTGAACACGCTCTCCCTGACGGCCCTGGCCGTCCTCACCCTGTCCCCGGCCGCCCTTTTTGATGTTTCATTCCAGCTTTCCTTTGCCGCCGTGGCGGCTATCCTTCTGGTCATGCCTCGCGCCCTCCCCGCTTTCAGGAGGCTTGACAACCGAAGATTCCTGAAAGCCGTCGTTGTCTCTCTTGTCGTCACCACTACGTCCACCATCGGGACAGCGCCTCTCATCGTTCTTTATTTCAACAGGCTGTCCCTGGTAACACTCCTCTCCAACGCCTTGGTGGTCCCTCTGGTCGGCTTTGCCGTCCTTCCTCCCGGAATAGCGGCGGCTTTCCTGGCGCCGTTCCTGCCGTGGCTTTCTGTGGCCCTGTTCAAAGCAGCCTCCCTGTTTCTTACGCCCCTCCTGTGGATCATCCGGTTCCTCGAAGGGCTTCCCTGGTCGAGCATGGACCTCCCGTCACCGGGCATCCCCGCCGTCGTCTGCTTTTACGCTGTCCTTCTTCTGGTCCTGAAACTGTTCGACGCCGTTCGGGCCGGCCCGTCGTGGAGGTCCGCGGGGAGACAGTCCCTGCCGACGATGGCGGCCATGATCACCATAGCCGCTATCGGCCTTGGCCATGAGCTGCACCTGGTACGGACAGGGATTCCTTCGAACAGGCTGGAAATGACCTGCCTCGACGTAGGCCAGGGTGACTCCGCTCTGGTCACGTTCCCCGACAAGACCGTCATGCTCGTTGACGGCGGCGGTTTTTTCGATTCCACCTTCGATGTGGGGAAAAACGTGGTCGCTCCCTATCTGCACCACCGAAGAATCCGGACCATCGACGTTGTGGTCCTGACCCACCCTGACCATGATCACATCGGGGGACTTCCCTACATACTGGAAGCATTCAGGGTGCGAGAAGTCTGGTCCAACGGAGACGAAGCGGACTCTGAGAGCTACCGGCGCTTTTCCCGGGCCATTGAAAAAAAGGGCATTCAGCACCGCGTACTCTGGAGCGGCTCTCCGGATCGCCTGATGGGAGGCGCCCTGATCTCCGTTATCAACCCCCGGGAGAAAAGCCGCAAAAGAATAGACTTCCCGGCGGGCTACGATTACAATCGTTACAGCCTCGTCCTGAAAATCACCTGGGGTGCCGTCAGCTTTCTTCTCACGGGCGACATCACGGGGGAACAGGAAATCTTCCTTATTAAAGATGGTGCCGGGCTGAAAAGCACGGTCATGCAGGTTCCCCACCACGGCAGCGCCCTTTCGAGCCGGGCCGATTTTCTCGAGACCCTGGGGGCGGACATTGCCGTGGTCAGCGCCGGTCGTGATAACATCTTCGGTTTCCCACGCCCCGAAGTCATCGAACGGTACCGTGAAGCGGGAACCACTCTCTACCGGACCGATCTCAACGGTGCCGTCACGGTGGGCACCGATGGGGATGTCGTTGACGTGTCCTGTTTTATCCCCTGCGCACCGGCCGCCGATCTTGACTGA